The following coding sequences lie in one Oncorhynchus nerka isolate Pitt River linkage group LG14, Oner_Uvic_2.0, whole genome shotgun sequence genomic window:
- the LOC135575102 gene encoding E3 SUMO-protein ligase NSE2-like produces MSLSAVHSTLSSLKTCQTDIGTGMDIVTDVALDVAETAGTENDAVLKKLEVMMLECAKLDQEIDCFVEVVNCVTAEVRNQEPEAMFRLKSLVKEKFTETHGSLSEGELQNHVKLVSFKENVRNALKTVNPEAAENMEEEMDEDVAVTQSEVNFTCPLTQVEMVNPMKNKKCNHHYDRDAIMGMIKARQNQKKKLRCPVVGCSNTDVKQGDLILDQMMKRQIQKR; encoded by the exons ATGTCCTTGAGTGCAGTTCACTCCACACTGTCTAGTCTGAAAACATGTCAGACAGATATTGGAACGGGGATGGACATTGTGACCGACGTTGCTCTGGACGTGGCAGaaacagcag GAACTGAGAATGATGCAGTCCTGAAGAAGCTGGAGGTGATGATGCTGGAGTGTGCCAAACTGGACCAGGAGATCGACTGCTTCGTTGAGGTGGTGAACTGTGTCACTGCAGAGGTGAG GAACCAGGAGCCCGAGGCCATGTTCAGACTGAAGTCTCTGGTGAAGGAGAAGTTCACTGAGACACACGGCAGTCTGTCTGAGGGAGAGCTACAGAACCACGTCAAGCTGGTCAGCTTTAAGGAGAACGTCAGAAACGCACTCAAAACAg TGAACCCTGAGGCAGCAGAgaatatggaggaggagatggatgaGGACGTTGCTGTGACGCAGAGTGAGGTTAACTTCACCTGTCCCCTGACTCAG GTGGAGATGGTGAACCCAATGAAGAACAAGAAGTGTAACCATCACTACGACCGGGATGCCATTATGGGGATGATCAAGGCCAGGCAAAACCAGAAGAAGAAGTTACG CTGTCCAGTGGTTGGCTGTAGCAACACGGACGTGAAGCAAggagatctgatcctagatcagatgaTGAAGAGACAGATCCAGAAGAGGTAG